From Pseudovibrio sp. Tun.PSC04-5.I4, a single genomic window includes:
- a CDS encoding ActR/PrrA/RegA family redox response regulator transcription factor has product MTETESAPLGRLLIVDDDRAFQQRLERAMQKRGFHTETADGVREALSKVAIQAPDYAVVDMRLEDGSGLDVVEAIRMKKPDARAIILTGYGNIATAVTAVKLGAIDYLSKPADADDIFAALTRRLNEKAPPPENPMSADRVRWEHIQRVYELCDRNVSETARRLNMHRRTLQRILAKRAPR; this is encoded by the coding sequence ATGACAGAAACAGAAAGTGCCCCCCTCGGCCGCCTTCTTATCGTTGATGATGACCGCGCCTTTCAGCAGCGCTTGGAACGAGCGATGCAGAAACGTGGTTTTCATACCGAGACGGCTGATGGTGTAAGGGAAGCGCTGAGCAAAGTTGCTATTCAGGCTCCGGATTACGCCGTCGTCGATATGCGTTTGGAAGATGGCAGTGGTTTGGATGTGGTTGAAGCCATCCGCATGAAAAAGCCAGATGCCCGCGCAATCATCCTCACTGGATACGGCAATATCGCAACCGCAGTCACAGCCGTTAAGCTGGGCGCGATCGATTATCTGTCCAAACCAGCTGATGCAGATGACATCTTCGCCGCGCTGACACGCCGTTTGAACGAGAAAGCGCCGCCCCCAGAAAACCCAATGTCCGCGGATCGGGTGCGCTGGGAACATATTCAGCGCGTTTACGAGCTGTGTGACCGCAATGTTTCCGAGACTGCCCGTCGCCTTAACATGCACCGCAGAACACTGCAGCGCATTCTGGCAAAGCGCGCGCCTCGCTAA
- a CDS encoding septation protein A has translation MNSERSTQTTERPTPSPFLKLALELGPLGVFFIANSRGAQLAEMFPALGALGQPIFIATAAFMVAIAISLTVSYALTRHLPIMPMVSGVVVLVFGALTLYLQDELFIKLKPTIVNTLFGSILLGGLFFGKSLLGYVFDGAFKLDAEGWRKLTIRWGVFFFVLAVINEIVWRNFSTDFWVDFKVFGFMPITMIFTMFQLPLIQKHSIEVKEKS, from the coding sequence ATGAATTCAGAACGCTCCACCCAAACAACCGAGCGCCCAACTCCTTCACCGTTTTTGAAGCTGGCCCTCGAGCTTGGTCCATTGGGCGTTTTCTTCATTGCCAATTCCAGAGGCGCACAGCTGGCAGAAATGTTCCCGGCACTTGGTGCCTTGGGACAGCCTATTTTCATCGCCACAGCCGCGTTTATGGTGGCTATAGCGATCTCCCTGACTGTCTCCTACGCCCTCACCCGCCATTTGCCGATTATGCCGATGGTGTCCGGCGTGGTGGTGCTCGTGTTTGGCGCGTTGACCCTGTACTTGCAGGATGAGCTTTTCATCAAGCTGAAGCCAACAATCGTGAATACGTTGTTTGGCTCAATTTTGCTGGGCGGGCTGTTCTTCGGTAAGTCGCTGCTGGGTTATGTGTTTGACGGCGCGTTTAAGCTGGATGCAGAAGGCTGGCGCAAACTGACTATTCGCTGGGGCGTGTTCTTCTTTGTTCTGGCTGTGATCAATGAGATTGTCTGGCGCAATTTCTCAACGGATTTCTGGGTGGACTTTAAGGTGTTTGGCTTTATGCCGATCACCATGATTTTCACGATGTTCCAGTTGCCGTTGATCCAGAAGCACAGCATTGAAGTTAAAGAGAAGAGCTAA
- a CDS encoding ActS/PrrB/RegB family redox-sensitive histidine kinase, whose protein sequence is MISTSDGQSRLLDPQIKLDTLVRLRWLAVVGQTVSLLVVHYLLNFPLPIGYCYVLVAVSAWLNVILKIRWPSSTRVSKNAAALQLSYDIIQLGGLFYLTGGLGNPFCFLILAPVVVSATALSARNTIILGALAGAIVTLLTTFHLPLPWYDGTQIDLPPLYLAGVWFSLVCSMFFMATYSLRVAEEARQLSNALAASDMVLAHQKHLSALDGLATAAAHELGTPLGTIYLTAKELSTEFEKGDPLRDDAELVYAQAARCRDILKKLTSLSSDTDQVFQRMPIMLLLADVSEPHRGLGIQIKIDSQGKGPEPVGVRDPAISYGLGNLLENAVDFAESTVLFEAKWDENTVEIFIVDDGPGFAPDVFARMGEPYVSKRSAPIVTDPEEVGYSSDEAAAIQSGGGLGLGFFIAKTLLERSGGRVHFHNRNTPDHGALVHIRWPRAAMDQASQIPES, encoded by the coding sequence ATGATAAGCACATCGGATGGACAGTCCCGACTGTTGGACCCGCAGATCAAGCTGGATACGCTTGTGCGCCTGCGCTGGTTGGCGGTGGTTGGGCAAACTGTCTCGCTGCTTGTCGTGCACTATCTGCTCAATTTCCCGCTTCCAATTGGCTACTGTTACGTGCTTGTGGCTGTGTCTGCATGGCTCAATGTCATCCTCAAAATTCGTTGGCCGTCCAGCACGCGTGTCTCCAAAAATGCAGCGGCGCTCCAACTGAGTTACGATATTATCCAGCTTGGTGGTCTGTTCTACCTCACTGGTGGCTTGGGAAATCCGTTCTGTTTCCTCATTCTTGCACCAGTGGTGGTGTCTGCTACGGCACTTTCTGCGCGCAACACCATCATTTTAGGCGCGTTAGCTGGTGCAATCGTCACCTTGCTCACCACCTTCCACCTACCGTTGCCGTGGTACGACGGCACCCAGATCGACCTTCCCCCACTCTACCTTGCTGGTGTTTGGTTCTCTCTTGTGTGTTCTATGTTCTTCATGGCAACCTATTCTCTGCGCGTTGCAGAGGAAGCCCGTCAGCTCTCCAACGCTCTGGCAGCGAGTGATATGGTTCTGGCTCACCAGAAACACCTGTCGGCTCTGGATGGCCTTGCAACAGCTGCTGCGCATGAACTTGGCACGCCGCTGGGCACAATCTATCTGACCGCTAAAGAGCTCTCGACGGAGTTCGAGAAGGGCGACCCACTGCGTGACGATGCTGAGCTGGTGTATGCTCAGGCAGCCCGCTGCCGCGATATCCTGAAGAAGCTAACCAGTCTCTCCAGTGATACCGATCAGGTTTTCCAGCGCATGCCAATTATGCTGCTTCTGGCAGATGTATCCGAGCCGCATCGTGGTTTGGGCATTCAAATCAAGATCGATTCACAGGGTAAAGGACCAGAACCTGTTGGTGTTCGTGATCCTGCAATCAGCTACGGGCTTGGCAATCTTTTGGAGAATGCGGTTGATTTTGCTGAGTCGACTGTTTTGTTTGAAGCCAAGTGGGACGAGAATACAGTAGAAATTTTCATCGTTGACGATGGGCCGGGCTTTGCCCCGGATGTATTCGCCAGAATGGGCGAACCCTATGTCAGCAAACGCTCTGCGCCTATTGTTACAGACCCTGAAGAGGTGGGCTACTCCTCTGATGAGGCTGCTGCAATTCAATCTGGCGGAGGGCTTGGTCTGGGCTTCTTTATCGCTAAAACTTTGCTGGAACGCTCAGGTGGGCGCGTACACTTCCACAATCGGAATACACCGGACCATGGGGCTTTAGTGCATATTCGCTGGCCACGTGCCGCGATGGACCAAGCAAGCCAAATACCTGAGTCTTGA